The Pseudarthrobacter sulfonivorans genome includes a window with the following:
- a CDS encoding MFS transporter, with product MQEAALPATHSAATAGILQRPYLWVTIGACALVFLAAFESLAVTTIMPVVSRELDGASLYALAFAGPLATGVIGMVAAGNWSDRRGPTVPLYASVALFVLGLIIAGTAVSMPMLVAGRLVQGLGGGALTVALYVVVARVYPAVLHPGIFAAFSAAWVIPSLVGPFAAGIVAEVLSWHWVFLGVVGLVVPALVMIVPVLRGIDRPSEQAAVPPWALGRLAWAALAALAVLGLNLSAGVTIAGIPAAPALLAAAAVVIALVAVRPLVPRGTLLARRGLPSVILTRGLASAAFFGAEVYLPYLLIEEYQFPPTFAGLALTGGALSWAAAAAIQGRLGTRLKHRAAVRIGSALVLGAILLTLATSALHWPAAVAIAGWLFAGGGMGLLYPRLSVMTLAMSTKENEGFNSSAMSISDSLGGALALAATGIVFAAFTTTAESFAGVFALTAVVAVAAVAVAPRVSR from the coding sequence GTGCAGGAAGCCGCCCTGCCGGCCACGCATTCCGCCGCCACGGCCGGGATCCTGCAGCGACCGTACCTGTGGGTGACCATCGGCGCGTGCGCCCTGGTCTTCCTCGCGGCGTTCGAATCGCTCGCGGTGACTACCATCATGCCCGTCGTCAGCCGCGAGCTCGACGGCGCCAGCCTGTATGCTCTGGCCTTCGCCGGTCCGCTGGCCACGGGCGTGATCGGCATGGTGGCGGCCGGAAACTGGTCGGACCGCCGCGGGCCAACCGTCCCGTTGTACGCCTCCGTGGCGTTGTTCGTGCTGGGCCTGATCATCGCGGGCACGGCCGTGTCCATGCCCATGCTGGTTGCCGGCCGCCTGGTGCAGGGGCTTGGCGGCGGTGCGCTGACGGTTGCGCTCTACGTGGTAGTGGCCCGCGTCTACCCGGCCGTCCTGCACCCGGGGATCTTTGCCGCCTTCTCCGCGGCGTGGGTGATCCCGTCCCTGGTGGGCCCGTTCGCGGCCGGCATCGTGGCGGAGGTCCTGAGCTGGCACTGGGTGTTCCTGGGTGTGGTGGGCCTGGTGGTTCCCGCCCTGGTGATGATTGTTCCGGTGCTCCGCGGCATCGACCGGCCTTCTGAGCAGGCCGCGGTCCCGCCCTGGGCGCTGGGCCGGCTGGCCTGGGCGGCGCTCGCCGCGCTCGCTGTGCTGGGGCTGAACCTCTCCGCCGGAGTCACTATCGCGGGCATTCCCGCAGCCCCGGCACTCCTGGCCGCGGCCGCCGTCGTGATTGCCCTCGTAGCCGTGCGGCCGCTGGTACCGCGCGGAACGCTGCTCGCCCGCCGCGGCCTGCCCAGCGTGATCCTGACCCGCGGCCTGGCGTCTGCCGCATTCTTCGGCGCCGAGGTCTATCTGCCGTACCTGCTGATCGAGGAGTACCAGTTCCCGCCGACGTTCGCCGGCCTGGCACTCACCGGAGGCGCGTTGTCGTGGGCAGCCGCGGCCGCCATTCAGGGCCGCCTCGGCACCCGGCTGAAGCACCGGGCGGCGGTGCGCATCGGCTCAGCGCTGGTGCTGGGAGCCATTCTCCTCACGTTGGCGACGTCGGCGCTCCACTGGCCTGCCGCCGTCGCGATTGCCGGCTGGCTCTTCGCCGGCGGCGGCATGGGGCTGCTGTATCCGCGGCTCAGCGTGATGACGCTCGCCATGTCCACCAAGGAAAACGAAGGCTTCAACAGCTCGGCGATGTCCATCTCGGACTCGCTGGGCGGGGCGCTGGCGCTCGCCGCGACGGGCATCGTGTTCGCGGCATTTACGACGACGGCGGAATCGTTCGCGGGGGTCTTCGCACTGACGGCGGTGGTGGCCGTCGCCGCGGTTGCGGTGGCGCCGCGGGTTTCGCGCTAA